The Dietzia sp. ANT_WB102 region CTCGAGACCTTCGAGTCCGGCACCATCACCATTGACGGCAATCACCTGCCCGAGGAGGGCAAGGCGTTGGCCAAGCTCCGTGCCGACGTCGGGATGGTGTTCCAGTCCTTCAATCTCTTCGCCCACAAGACGATTCTCGAGAACGTGACACTGGGGCCCATCAAGGTCCGCAAGCAGTCCAAGGCAGAGGCGGAGAAGCGGGCGATGGAGCTGCTCGAGCGGGTCGGCGTCCATCAGCAGGCGTCCAAGTACCCGGCGCAATTGTCCGGCGGCCAGCAGCAGCGTGTGGCGATTGCGCGCGCACTGGCCATGGACCCCAAGGTCATGCTCTTCGACGAGCCGACGTCGGCCCTGGACCCGGAGATGATCAACGAGGTCCTCGAGGTGATGACCGGGCTGGCCAAGTCCGGGATGACGATGGTCGTGGTAACCCACGAGATGGGTTTCGCTCGCAAGGCGGCCGACCGCGTGATCTTTATGGCGGACGGGGAACTGGTCGAACAGGCCACCCCGAACGAGTTCTTCACCAACCCGCAGAGCTCCCGCGCGAAGGACTTCCTCTCCAAGATCCTCACGAACTAGAGGGGGCCCGTCCGCGGACCCGTACGAGACCCATACACCAATCCCACGAGGAGAACCCATGAACATCCGACGGATCGGAGCGGCCACTGCGGCCGTCGCCCTGGCACTGGGCTTGAGCGCGTGCGGCAGCGATGACGGCGGCGGGAACAAGATGAAGGTCGGCATCAAGTTCGACCAGCCCGGCCTCGGGCTCAAGGAGGGCAACGACTACACCGGGTTCGACGTCGACGTCGCGCGCTACGTCGCCGAAAAGCTCGGTACCTCCGAAAACGACATCCAGTGGGTGCAGGCGCCAAGCGCCCAGCGCGAGACGCTGATCGAGACCGGTCAGGTCGACATGATCGTGGCCACCTACTCCATCACCGACTCCCGTCAGGAGAAGGTCGGCTTCGCCGGTCCGTACTTCATCGCCGGGCAGGACCTGCTGGTCCGCGCGGACGACGACTCGATCACCGGCCCGGACTCCCTCGACGGCAAGCGTCTCTGCTCGGTCACAGGCTCGACCTCGGCCCAGACGGTCAAGGAGAAGGTGCCGGGTGTGAACCTGCAGGAGTTCGGCACCTACTCCGAGTGTGTCTCCGCTCTGGTGTCCAACGCGGTCGACGCCCTGACCACCGATGACACGATCCTCGCCGGCTACGCCTCCCAGGACCAGTACCAGGGCAAGCTCAAGGTGGTCGGCGCGCCGTTCAGCGAGGAGCGCTACGGCATCGGGATCACCAAGGGAGACACGGAGAAGTGCGAGAAGATCAACGATGCCATCCGCGAGATGATCTCTGACGGTAGCTGGGAGACGGCGGTGCAGGACAACCTCGGCAAGGCTGGCTTCACCCCGGGCAAGGGCAACCCGCCCGAGCCGGACGCCTGCTCCTGACCTGAACCGACCCGGCCGGATCGGTTCCAGATCCGGGCCGACCGCCGCCCCTGCCGAGCGCCGACCGATCGGCGCTCGGCAGGGGCGGGCACCCATCACGGAAGGTGGACCATGGGCGACATCTTCGCCAACTACGACGTCCTCGGGGCGGTCTGGGTGACAATCCAGCTCTCGGTCCTGGGCAGCATCGGGGCCATGGTCCTGGGGACGCTCGTCGCCGTGCTGCGCGTGTCACCAGTGGCGGTCCTGCGCGGGTTGGGCACCTCGTATGTCAACACGTTCCGTAACGTGCCGCTGACGCTGCTCATGGTCTTCAGCATCCTGGGACTGTCCTTCATCCTCCAGCTGTCGGTCTCGGATGACTTCGGCCGCAATGCCTTCTGGTGGGCTGCGATCATGCTGGCCATCTACCACGCGGCCTACATCTGCGAGGCACTGCGTTCCGGCGTTAACACGGTTCCGGTGGGGCAGGCCGAGGCTGCCCGATCGATCGGGCTGAGCTTCGGGCAGTCCCTGCGTGAGGTCATCCTCCCGCAGGCGTTCCGCGGCTCCATCGCCCCGTTGGGCTCCGTCATCATCGCGCTCATCAAAAACTCCACCGTCGCCGCGGTGATCGGGGTCGGTGACTCCGCCGGCCTGCTCCAGGTCATCACCGAGAACGAGGGGGCGAGCCTGCCGACGTTCTTCTTCTTTGCGATGGTCTTCGTGGTCCTCACCCTGCCGATCGGCCTGGGGACGACCTCCCTCTCCCGGAAGCTGACGGTGAAGCGATGAGCACCCAGGCCGTTCTGTTCGACGCGCCCGGCCCCAAGGCCCGGCTGCGCCACAAGATCCTCACGGCGGTCGGCGCGGTCCTAGCGGTCGGCGTCCTTTACGTGATCTACGTGAAGTTCGACGAGGCCAACCAACTGCAGTCGGCGATGTGGAAGCCGTTCGTCACCGACCCCGAGGTGTGGACGTCGTACATCATCCCCGGCCTGAAGGGGACGTTCACCGCGGCGGTGATCTCGATCGTGTTGGCGGTGATCTTCGGGCTGCTCTTCGGTATGGGCAGGCTCTCGCCGCTCGCCCCGGTGCGGTGGTTCTGCAGTGTGATCGTCGAGTTCTTCCGCGCCGTTCCGGTGCTGCTGATGATGGTGTTCGGGTACTTCGGTTATTTCGCCACCTCGGACATCGTGCCCAACAAGTACGCGCCGCTGGCGGCCGTCGTCACCGCGCTCACCCTCTACAACGGAGCCGTCCTCGCCGAGCTTGTCCGCTCGGGTGTCCAGGGGCTGCCCAAGGGGCAGTCCGAGGCGGGACTGGCGGTCGGGCTCACTCCCGGGCAAGTGCTGCGCTCGATCCAGCTCCCCCAAGCTCTCACGGCGATGCTCCCGGCCCTCGTCGGCCAACTCGTCGTCGTCCTCAAGGACTCCGCACTGGGGTACGGCATCACCTACCTGGAACTGCTCAACTGGTCCAAGACCCTCGGCTCGGCGTACGCGAACACTGTCCCCGCGTACATCGTCGCGGGCCTCCTGTTCATCATCATCAACTACGCGCTCACCAAGCTCGCCGTGTACCTCGAGGGACGGATGAAAAAGCGGCGCGCCAAGGCCTGACCTGCCCGGTCCCAGCGCGATCGCACACACAGGGGCCCCGCCGGATCAGATCCGGCGGGGCCCCTCGTCGAGCACTGGCCTGGGGTCAGGTCACTTCGGTGGCATCCGGATTCCACCGTCCACACGGATGGTCTCCGCGTTCATGTACGGGTTGGTGAGCAGCTCCATGACCATGGACGCCAGCTCATCGCCCGTACCCAGGCGCTTGGGGTGTAGGACGCTCTCGCCAAGCTTGGCCTTGAACGCTTCTGACTCCGGGCCCTCGCCGTAGATCGGAGTGTCGATGAGGCCCGGGGCCACGGTGTTGAGGCGCACGCCGGCGGCGGACAGGTCGCGCGCGACGGGCAGGGTGAGGCCCACGATGCCGCCCTTCGAGGCCGAGTACGCGGCCTGGCCGATCTGGCCGTCGAACGCGGCGACGGACGCCATGTTGACGATGGCGCCCCTCTGGCCGTCCTCGTCCGCCTCCTGCGTGCTCATCTTGGTGGCGGCAAGCCGCAGCATGTCGAACGAGCCGATGAGGTTGATGTCGATGACCTTGCGGAACGAGTCGATGTCGAAGGCCGACGAGAACTCGCCGTCGCGGCCGATCGTGCGCTGCGCCCAGCCGATGCCCGCCGAGTTGACGAGGTAGCGTAGCGGGCCCAGCTCGAGGGCCGCGGCGACAGCCTTCTCGTTCTGCTCAGTCTTGGTCACGTCGACGGAGACGAACACGCCCCCGACCTCGTTCGCCAGGGCCTCACCCTTCTCGGCATTGAGGTCGGCGACGACCACCTTGGCGCCCTTCGCGGCGAGCTGACGAACGACGGCGGCGCCGATGCCTGACGCACCGCCCGTGACAATGGCACTTGCTCCAGAAATTTCCATGCCTGAACGGTAACAAGCACTGACGGCGGATACGGGGGGCTTCGCCGGGTCAGCGTGAAATCAGCCGGCCGTCCCGGTCACGGTGACGTCCCAGCGGATCCCGAACCGGTCGCGGACCTGTCCGTAATGGTCGCCCCACGGCGCCATCTCGAAGGGCATCGCGGTGTCGCCGCCGGTCGAGGTGACCTTGCCGATGAACTCCTCCGCCTCCCCGGTGGTGTCAAAGGCCAGCAGGAACGAGTAGACGTCGCTGTGGAGGGGCGGCAAGCTGTCGCCCATGCCGTCGCCGCCGGTGAGAGTGATGCCGGGCGCTTCCATCGTCGCGTGCGCCACTGCACCGGGCGGCGGGGTGAACGGGAAACCCTCCATCGACGGGAACTGGTCGTACGTCATCACCTGTAGTTGCCCGCCGAACAGGTCCTGGTAGTACGTGAACGCGTCGGCGGCATTGCCAGGGAAGGAAATGTAGGGGCTGTGGCGCAGTGCCATCACGGGTCCTCTCGCCGCAGGTGGTCCGGTCAGCGCCGACGACGCCGTCCTGCCCGCAACGCTAGTCGTGCGGGTGGCGTGAGTCACGTGAATTTTGGCGTGGGCGGTCGCGCTAGGTATGCCGACCGGACAGCGCGAGCAGCCGTACGCGGGCGTCCGCCCCGATCGGGACGGCCCGCGCCTCGCCGAGCACGTCGAACGACCGCATCAATTCCACCACGTTTCGGGAGTGCTCGAGAGCCCAGACGGCCAGATCTTCCGCCTCGTCGGACTCCCACGACCGCGGGTCGAGATCGTGCGCGTGGACGAGCAGTTCGAAGATCCGCAGTGCGAGCAGGTCACGCACCGGGATTTCGGCCAGGCGGTGCGGAACCAGAGCGGAGGCGTCGCGGGCCCGGGCGAGTTCCTTACGCAGGCCGGCGGACGTTCGATGCAGCGAGGGGACAGGGTTGTCCCCGGCGTGGTCGGTGGTGCGGGTCCAGCCGATCTCGGACTCCGGCAGCCGCGAGAAGTAGGCGGCGTAGCGCAACCCGCCGCCGAGCACATGGTTGGCACAGTCCCGGCGGGTCCAGCCCGGGCAAGCCTCGCAGTCGCCGTCGAGCCCGCCAGCGAGCGCGCGACCGAACAGGGTCGTGGCCCGGTCGAGAACTGCGAGGTCTTCCGGGCTGAGCGGGGTCGGGGTCACGAGCACCTCACCTGAAGGAATGTCTGGGCTTCACACTAGGTTGACTGTGACGGCGTGAACAGTTCGAACACGCCATGCGCATGTCACGTGACCTGCACCAGACGTGACTTCTCTCGAAAGGACCGTTACCCGCCATGAGCCCGCAGACCTCCAGCGCAGCCGAGACCCGGGAGTTCCAGGCCGAGACCCGGCAACTGCTGGACCTGATGATCCACTCGATCTATTCGAATCCGGACACCTTCCTGCGTGAGGTCATCTCCAACTCCTCTGACGCGCTGGACAAGCTCCGGCTGGCCGCGCTGCAGGATTCTTCGCTCGGCGTGGACACCTCGGATCTGCACATCGAACTGATCCCCGATGCCTCCGCCCGGACGTTGACGATCCGCGACAACGGCATCGGCATGTCCCGCGACGAGGTGGTGGACCTCATCGGCACCCTCGCCAAGTCGGGTACCGGCCAGATGCGGGAGGCACTGTCCGCGGCGCGGGCGGCGCAGGAGTCGGGTGAGGTCTCCGAGCAGGCCACCGCGGACCTCATCGGTCAGTTCGGGATCGGGTTCTACTCGACGTTCATGGTCGCCGACACGGTCACGCTGATCACCCGCAAGGCCGGCGAGAGCGTCGGGACCCGCTGGACGTCGAGCGGGGAGGACACCTACACGATCGAGGAGGCCCCGGACGCCCCGCAGGGGACGTCGGTGGTTCTGCACCTCAAGGCCGCCGGCGGCGACGCGGCGCTCCCGGACTACGCAGAGGAGCACACGCTGCGCCGGGTGGTGCGCACCTATTCGGACTTCATCGCCTGGCCGATCCGCATGGACGTCGAGCGCCCGGCGCCAGAGCCGGAGGGGGACGACGACGAGGCCGCAGACGACGCTGCGGGCACCGGGGGAGAGGGCACCGTCACGGAGACCGTGACCCTCAACTCCCAGAAGGCGCTGTGGACACGTCCGCGCTCGGAGGTCACCGACGAGGAGTACGCGGAGTTCTACCGTCACGTCTCGCACGCGTGGGATGAGCCGTTGGAGACCATCACCCTCAAGGCCGAGGGCACGTTCGAATACCAGGCGCTGCTGTTCCTGCCCACGCAGGTGCCGTTCGACCTTTTCTCCCCGGACACCAAGCGCGGGGTGCAGTTGTACGTCCGTCGGGTGTTCATCATGGACGATTGCGAGGAGCTGGTCCCGCCGTTCCTGCGCTTCGTCAAGGGCATCGTCGACGCCCAGGACCTGTCGCTCAACGTGTCGCGGGAGATCCTGCAGCAGGACCGCCAGATCCGGGCCATCCGCAAGCGCCTGGTCAAGCGCGTGCTGCAGACCATCGAGCAGATCAAGACGGACCGCCCGGAGGAGTTCCGCAGCTTCTGGGCCAACTTCGGCGCCGTCCTCAAGGAGGGACTGATCTCCGATGCGGACGCCCGCGATCAGCTGCTCGCGGTGAGCACATTCGCGTCCACCCGGGCCGCCGCGGAGGGTGCACCGGAGGACAGCGACGACGAGGTGGGCACCACCGTCGCCGAGTACATCTCCCGGATGGCCGACGGGCAGGAGGACATCTACTACCTCACCGGTACGTCCCGCGCGGCGGTGGAGAACTCCCCGCATCTCGAGGCGTTCCGTGCCCGTGGTGTGGAGGTCCTCATCCTCACCGACCCTGTCGACGAGGTGTGGGTGGACGCGGTCGGCGAGGTGGACGGCAAGCGCCTGCGCTCGGTGGCCAAGGGTGACGTGGACCTGTCCGGCATCGGCGCGGAGAGCGAGGAGACGAAGGACGAGCCCGACGCCGCCGAGTTCGCGGACCTGCTCACCTGGCTGGGCGAGGAGCTGTCCGAGGAGGTCAAGCAGGTGCGCCTGTCGCACCGGCTCACCGAATCGGCGGCCTGCATGGTGGGCGACGAGTTCGACATGACCCCGCAGCTCGAAGCCATGTACCGCGCC contains the following coding sequences:
- a CDS encoding amino acid ABC transporter permease — its product is MSTQAVLFDAPGPKARLRHKILTAVGAVLAVGVLYVIYVKFDEANQLQSAMWKPFVTDPEVWTSYIIPGLKGTFTAAVISIVLAVIFGLLFGMGRLSPLAPVRWFCSVIVEFFRAVPVLLMMVFGYFGYFATSDIVPNKYAPLAAVVTALTLYNGAVLAELVRSGVQGLPKGQSEAGLAVGLTPGQVLRSIQLPQALTAMLPALVGQLVVVLKDSALGYGITYLELLNWSKTLGSAYANTVPAYIVAGLLFIIINYALTKLAVYLEGRMKKRRAKA
- the htpG gene encoding molecular chaperone HtpG, with the protein product MSPQTSSAAETREFQAETRQLLDLMIHSIYSNPDTFLREVISNSSDALDKLRLAALQDSSLGVDTSDLHIELIPDASARTLTIRDNGIGMSRDEVVDLIGTLAKSGTGQMREALSAARAAQESGEVSEQATADLIGQFGIGFYSTFMVADTVTLITRKAGESVGTRWTSSGEDTYTIEEAPDAPQGTSVVLHLKAAGGDAALPDYAEEHTLRRVVRTYSDFIAWPIRMDVERPAPEPEGDDDEAADDAAGTGGEGTVTETVTLNSQKALWTRPRSEVTDEEYAEFYRHVSHAWDEPLETITLKAEGTFEYQALLFLPTQVPFDLFSPDTKRGVQLYVRRVFIMDDCEELVPPFLRFVKGIVDAQDLSLNVSREILQQDRQIRAIRKRLVKRVLQTIEQIKTDRPEEFRSFWANFGAVLKEGLISDADARDQLLAVSTFASTRAAAEGAPEDSDDEVGTTVAEYISRMADGQEDIYYLTGTSRAAVENSPHLEAFRARGVEVLILTDPVDEVWVDAVGEVDGKRLRSVAKGDVDLSGIGAESEETKDEPDAAEFADLLTWLGEELSEEVKQVRLSHRLTESAACMVGDEFDMTPQLEAMYRASGMEMPVSKRILELNPTHPLVTRLREQHSEDPSAPGLADTARLLAGAAVLAEGGTLTDPAAFAKLLVDRI
- a CDS encoding glutamate ABC transporter substrate-binding protein, translating into MNIRRIGAATAAVALALGLSACGSDDGGGNKMKVGIKFDQPGLGLKEGNDYTGFDVDVARYVAEKLGTSENDIQWVQAPSAQRETLIETGQVDMIVATYSITDSRQEKVGFAGPYFIAGQDLLVRADDDSITGPDSLDGKRLCSVTGSTSAQTVKEKVPGVNLQEFGTYSECVSALVSNAVDALTTDDTILAGYASQDQYQGKLKVVGAPFSEERYGIGITKGDTEKCEKINDAIREMISDGSWETAVQDNLGKAGFTPGKGNPPEPDACS
- a CDS encoding amino acid ABC transporter permease, which codes for MGDIFANYDVLGAVWVTIQLSVLGSIGAMVLGTLVAVLRVSPVAVLRGLGTSYVNTFRNVPLTLLMVFSILGLSFILQLSVSDDFGRNAFWWAAIMLAIYHAAYICEALRSGVNTVPVGQAEAARSIGLSFGQSLREVILPQAFRGSIAPLGSVIIALIKNSTVAAVIGVGDSAGLLQVITENEGASLPTFFFFAMVFVVLTLPIGLGTTSLSRKLTVKR
- a CDS encoding SDR family NAD(P)-dependent oxidoreductase, producing MEISGASAIVTGGASGIGAAVVRQLAAKGAKVVVADLNAEKGEALANEVGGVFVSVDVTKTEQNEKAVAAALELGPLRYLVNSAGIGWAQRTIGRDGEFSSAFDIDSFRKVIDINLIGSFDMLRLAATKMSTQEADEDGQRGAIVNMASVAAFDGQIGQAAYSASKGGIVGLTLPVARDLSAAGVRLNTVAPGLIDTPIYGEGPESEAFKAKLGESVLHPKRLGTGDELASMVMELLTNPYMNAETIRVDGGIRMPPK
- a CDS encoding amino acid ABC transporter ATP-binding protein, which produces MALVEISGVNKHFDDFQALKDINLSIEQGEVVVVIGPSGSGKSTLCRTINRLETFESGTITIDGNHLPEEGKALAKLRADVGMVFQSFNLFAHKTILENVTLGPIKVRKQSKAEAEKRAMELLERVGVHQQASKYPAQLSGGQQQRVAIARALAMDPKVMLFDEPTSALDPEMINEVLEVMTGLAKSGMTMVVVTHEMGFARKAADRVIFMADGELVEQATPNEFFTNPQSSRAKDFLSKILTN
- a CDS encoding VOC family protein, with product MALRHSPYISFPGNAADAFTYYQDLFGGQLQVMTYDQFPSMEGFPFTPPPGAVAHATMEAPGITLTGGDGMGDSLPPLHSDVYSFLLAFDTTGEAEEFIGKVTSTGGDTAMPFEMAPWGDHYGQVRDRFGIRWDVTVTGTAG
- a CDS encoding maleylpyruvate isomerase N-terminal domain-containing protein, yielding MTPTPLSPEDLAVLDRATTLFGRALAGGLDGDCEACPGWTRRDCANHVLGGGLRYAAYFSRLPESEIGWTRTTDHAGDNPVPSLHRTSAGLRKELARARDASALVPHRLAEIPVRDLLALRIFELLVHAHDLDPRSWESDEAEDLAVWALEHSRNVVELMRSFDVLGEARAVPIGADARVRLLALSGRHT